A single Vigna radiata var. radiata cultivar VC1973A chromosome 8, Vradiata_ver6, whole genome shotgun sequence DNA region contains:
- the LOC106771938 gene encoding VAN3-binding protein isoform X3, with protein sequence MEKERPAWRPDPFHSTAPRDPMEFLSRSWSASAMEVSKALSSSQQLPPCSNKTNNNNNHLNLCSNNSNASVILEDIAGEVEESATVSGNPFSFASSETSQMIMDRIMSHSEVSPRTSGRLSHSSGPLNGSLTDSPPVSPSEIDDFKYNRSNNNHNATSIITGLNGQYWGAGGAAAAAAAGGGKTVGRWLKDRKEKKKEETRAHNAQLHAAVSVAGVAAAVAAIVAGTAAASSGSGKDEQMAKTHMAVASAATLVAAQCVEAAEAMGAERDHLASVVSSAVNVRSAGDITTLTAAAATALRGAATLKARVLKEVWNIAAVIPVEKNLGGGGGGGNGSGSNGSSNSSFSGEIVPEENFLGICSRELLARGCELLKRTRTGELHWKIVSVYINRMNQVMVKMKSRHVAGTITKKKKNVVLGVIKDMPAWPGRHLLEGGENRRYFGLKTVMRGVVEFECRNQREYDVWTQGVSRLLSIAAERNNRNRICNV encoded by the exons ATGGAAAAGGAGCGACCCGCATGGAGACCCGACCCGTTTCACAGCACGGCGCCCCGTGACCCCATGGAGTTCCTCTCGCGGTCGTGGAGCGCCTCCGCGATGGAAGTCTCCAAGGCCCTCTCTTCGTCTCAACAGCTTCCACCTTGTTCCAACaaaaccaacaacaacaacaaccaccttAACCTCTGTTCCAACAATTCTAATGCCTCTGTGATACTCGAAGACATAGCGGGAGAAGTTGAAGAATCCGCCACTGTTTCTGGTAACCCGTTCTCCTTTGCTTCCTCTGAGACCTCGCAGATGATCATGGATCGTATCATGTCTCACTCC GAGGTATCGCCAAGGACCTCAGGAAGGCTCTCTCACAGCAGTGGCCCTCTTAATGGCTCCCTGACAGACAGCCCCCCGGTTTCCCCTTCTGAGATTGACGATTTCAAG TATAACCGTTCGAACAACAACCACAACGCCACCAGCATCATCACCGGCCTCAATGGTCAATACTGGGGTGCCGGCGGCGctgccgccgccgccgccgcagGCGGTGGTAAGACAGTGGGGAGGTGGCTGAAGGAcaggaaggagaagaagaaggaggagacCAGGGCGCATAATGCTCAGCTCCACGCTGCTGTTTCGGTTGCTGGCGTCGCTGCCGCCGTTGCTGCCATCGTCGCCGGTACTGCCGCCGCCTCTTCCGGTTCCGGAAAGGACGAGCAGATGGCAAAGACTCACATGGCGGTGGCATCGGCGGCCACTCTGGTGGCAGCCCAGTGTGTGGAGGCGGCCGAGGCCATGGGTGCGGAGCGCGACCACCTGGCCTCGGTGGTCAGCTCCGCCGTGAACGTGAGGTCCGCCGGCGACATCACGACGTTGACGGCAGCTGCGGCCACAG CTTTACGCGGTGCTGCCACGTTGAAAGCGAGGGTCCTTAAGGAGGTTTGGAACATAGCAGCCGTGATTCCTGTGGAGAAGAATTTGGGTGGCGGGGGCGGCGGCGGAAACGGTAGCGGTAGCAATGGCAGCTCTAATAGTAGCTTCAGTGGTGAAATTGTGCCAGAAGAAAACTTCTTGGGTATCTGTAGCAGAGAATTGCTGGCCAGAGGTTGTGAACTTCTCAAACGCACACGCACCG GTGAACTGCATTGGAAAATTGTATCAGTTTACATAAACAGGATGAACCAG GttatggtgaagatgaagagcAGGCACGTTGCTGGGACCAtcacaaaaaagaagaaga ATGTGGTGCTTGGAGTTATCAAAGATATGCCTGCTTGGCCCGGTCGCCACTTGCTTGAAGGTGGAGAGAACCGTCGCTACTTTGGTTTGAAAACAGTGATGCGTGGAGTTGTTGAATTTGAGTGCAGAAATCAGAGAGAGTATGATGTGTGGACTCAGGGTGTGTCAAGGCTTCTATCTATTGCTGCTGAGAGGAACAACAGAAACAGAATATGTAACGTTTGA
- the LOC106771938 gene encoding VAN3-binding protein isoform X2, whose amino-acid sequence MEKERPAWRPDPFHSTAPRDPMEFLSRSWSASAMEVSKALSSSQQLPPCSNKTNNNNNHLNLCSNNSNASVILEDIAGEVEESATVSGNPFSFASSETSQMIMDRIMSHSQEVSPRTSGRLSHSSGPLNGSLTDSPPVSPSEIDDFKYNRSNNNHNATSIITGLNGQYWGAGGAAAAAAAGGGKTVGRWLKDRKEKKKEETRAHNAQLHAAVSVAGVAAAVAAIVAGTAAASSGSGKDEQMAKTHMAVASAATLVAAQCVEAAEAMGAERDHLASVVSSAVNVRSAGDITTLTAAAATALRGAATLKARVLKEVWNIAAVIPVEKNLGGGGGGGNGSGSNGSSNSSFSGEIVPEENFLGICSRELLARGCELLKRTRTGELHWKIVSVYINRMNQVMVKMKSRHVAGTITKKKKNVVLGVIKDMPAWPGRHLLEGGENRRYFGLKTVMRGVVEFECRNQREYDVWTQGVSRLLSIAAERNNRNRICNV is encoded by the exons ATGGAAAAGGAGCGACCCGCATGGAGACCCGACCCGTTTCACAGCACGGCGCCCCGTGACCCCATGGAGTTCCTCTCGCGGTCGTGGAGCGCCTCCGCGATGGAAGTCTCCAAGGCCCTCTCTTCGTCTCAACAGCTTCCACCTTGTTCCAACaaaaccaacaacaacaacaaccaccttAACCTCTGTTCCAACAATTCTAATGCCTCTGTGATACTCGAAGACATAGCGGGAGAAGTTGAAGAATCCGCCACTGTTTCTGGTAACCCGTTCTCCTTTGCTTCCTCTGAGACCTCGCAGATGATCATGGATCGTATCATGTCTCACTCC CAGGAGGTATCGCCAAGGACCTCAGGAAGGCTCTCTCACAGCAGTGGCCCTCTTAATGGCTCCCTGACAGACAGCCCCCCGGTTTCCCCTTCTGAGATTGACGATTTCAAG TATAACCGTTCGAACAACAACCACAACGCCACCAGCATCATCACCGGCCTCAATGGTCAATACTGGGGTGCCGGCGGCGctgccgccgccgccgccgcagGCGGTGGTAAGACAGTGGGGAGGTGGCTGAAGGAcaggaaggagaagaagaaggaggagacCAGGGCGCATAATGCTCAGCTCCACGCTGCTGTTTCGGTTGCTGGCGTCGCTGCCGCCGTTGCTGCCATCGTCGCCGGTACTGCCGCCGCCTCTTCCGGTTCCGGAAAGGACGAGCAGATGGCAAAGACTCACATGGCGGTGGCATCGGCGGCCACTCTGGTGGCAGCCCAGTGTGTGGAGGCGGCCGAGGCCATGGGTGCGGAGCGCGACCACCTGGCCTCGGTGGTCAGCTCCGCCGTGAACGTGAGGTCCGCCGGCGACATCACGACGTTGACGGCAGCTGCGGCCACAG CTTTACGCGGTGCTGCCACGTTGAAAGCGAGGGTCCTTAAGGAGGTTTGGAACATAGCAGCCGTGATTCCTGTGGAGAAGAATTTGGGTGGCGGGGGCGGCGGCGGAAACGGTAGCGGTAGCAATGGCAGCTCTAATAGTAGCTTCAGTGGTGAAATTGTGCCAGAAGAAAACTTCTTGGGTATCTGTAGCAGAGAATTGCTGGCCAGAGGTTGTGAACTTCTCAAACGCACACGCACCG GTGAACTGCATTGGAAAATTGTATCAGTTTACATAAACAGGATGAACCAG GttatggtgaagatgaagagcAGGCACGTTGCTGGGACCAtcacaaaaaagaagaaga ATGTGGTGCTTGGAGTTATCAAAGATATGCCTGCTTGGCCCGGTCGCCACTTGCTTGAAGGTGGAGAGAACCGTCGCTACTTTGGTTTGAAAACAGTGATGCGTGGAGTTGTTGAATTTGAGTGCAGAAATCAGAGAGAGTATGATGTGTGGACTCAGGGTGTGTCAAGGCTTCTATCTATTGCTGCTGAGAGGAACAACAGAAACAGAATATGTAACGTTTGA
- the LOC106771938 gene encoding VAN3-binding protein isoform X1, with protein MEKERPAWRPDPFHSTAPRDPMEFLSRSWSASAMEVSKALSSSQQLPPCSNKTNNNNNHLNLCSNNSNASVILEDIAGEVEESATVSGNPFSFASSETSQMIMDRIMSHSFGQQEVSPRTSGRLSHSSGPLNGSLTDSPPVSPSEIDDFKYNRSNNNHNATSIITGLNGQYWGAGGAAAAAAAGGGKTVGRWLKDRKEKKKEETRAHNAQLHAAVSVAGVAAAVAAIVAGTAAASSGSGKDEQMAKTHMAVASAATLVAAQCVEAAEAMGAERDHLASVVSSAVNVRSAGDITTLTAAAATALRGAATLKARVLKEVWNIAAVIPVEKNLGGGGGGGNGSGSNGSSNSSFSGEIVPEENFLGICSRELLARGCELLKRTRTGELHWKIVSVYINRMNQVMVKMKSRHVAGTITKKKKNVVLGVIKDMPAWPGRHLLEGGENRRYFGLKTVMRGVVEFECRNQREYDVWTQGVSRLLSIAAERNNRNRICNV; from the exons ATGGAAAAGGAGCGACCCGCATGGAGACCCGACCCGTTTCACAGCACGGCGCCCCGTGACCCCATGGAGTTCCTCTCGCGGTCGTGGAGCGCCTCCGCGATGGAAGTCTCCAAGGCCCTCTCTTCGTCTCAACAGCTTCCACCTTGTTCCAACaaaaccaacaacaacaacaaccaccttAACCTCTGTTCCAACAATTCTAATGCCTCTGTGATACTCGAAGACATAGCGGGAGAAGTTGAAGAATCCGCCACTGTTTCTGGTAACCCGTTCTCCTTTGCTTCCTCTGAGACCTCGCAGATGATCATGGATCGTATCATGTCTCACTCC TTTGGTCAGCAGGAGGTATCGCCAAGGACCTCAGGAAGGCTCTCTCACAGCAGTGGCCCTCTTAATGGCTCCCTGACAGACAGCCCCCCGGTTTCCCCTTCTGAGATTGACGATTTCAAG TATAACCGTTCGAACAACAACCACAACGCCACCAGCATCATCACCGGCCTCAATGGTCAATACTGGGGTGCCGGCGGCGctgccgccgccgccgccgcagGCGGTGGTAAGACAGTGGGGAGGTGGCTGAAGGAcaggaaggagaagaagaaggaggagacCAGGGCGCATAATGCTCAGCTCCACGCTGCTGTTTCGGTTGCTGGCGTCGCTGCCGCCGTTGCTGCCATCGTCGCCGGTACTGCCGCCGCCTCTTCCGGTTCCGGAAAGGACGAGCAGATGGCAAAGACTCACATGGCGGTGGCATCGGCGGCCACTCTGGTGGCAGCCCAGTGTGTGGAGGCGGCCGAGGCCATGGGTGCGGAGCGCGACCACCTGGCCTCGGTGGTCAGCTCCGCCGTGAACGTGAGGTCCGCCGGCGACATCACGACGTTGACGGCAGCTGCGGCCACAG CTTTACGCGGTGCTGCCACGTTGAAAGCGAGGGTCCTTAAGGAGGTTTGGAACATAGCAGCCGTGATTCCTGTGGAGAAGAATTTGGGTGGCGGGGGCGGCGGCGGAAACGGTAGCGGTAGCAATGGCAGCTCTAATAGTAGCTTCAGTGGTGAAATTGTGCCAGAAGAAAACTTCTTGGGTATCTGTAGCAGAGAATTGCTGGCCAGAGGTTGTGAACTTCTCAAACGCACACGCACCG GTGAACTGCATTGGAAAATTGTATCAGTTTACATAAACAGGATGAACCAG GttatggtgaagatgaagagcAGGCACGTTGCTGGGACCAtcacaaaaaagaagaaga ATGTGGTGCTTGGAGTTATCAAAGATATGCCTGCTTGGCCCGGTCGCCACTTGCTTGAAGGTGGAGAGAACCGTCGCTACTTTGGTTTGAAAACAGTGATGCGTGGAGTTGTTGAATTTGAGTGCAGAAATCAGAGAGAGTATGATGTGTGGACTCAGGGTGTGTCAAGGCTTCTATCTATTGCTGCTGAGAGGAACAACAGAAACAGAATATGTAACGTTTGA